GGAACTCAAGTTGCATTGGATTCAGCTGATGTCATCTTGACTCAATCTGATCCAGGAGATATTGAATCATTTATTGAATTAGCACACAAAACAACTCGTAAAATGAAACAAAATCTCTTTTGGGGAGCCGGTTATAACTTTATAGCTATCCCTCTAGCTGCAGGAATTTTGGCTCCTATTGGTATCACATTAAGCCCTGCATTAGGAGCAGTCCTAATGTCTGTGTCAACAGTCATCGTCGCCATTAATGCTATGTTATTAAGGTTAGATCCAAAAAATAACGGTTAACAGATCGAATGATTGAAACTCCTTAAAGTATCAAGATACAATAGTTTTACAGGAGAAAAAGAGATGTAAGTACTGGCTCTTTGTAAAATCGTGTTGGTAGAAGTAGACGATTTTTCTACCAACACTATTTTTAATTTATTATAGAACTGATTTCTTTTAAAATCCTAAAAGCCACCTATTTCGACAGTTTTATAGCTTGTTATTCTATTTTCTTGACAATAATACCACCGTCTCCACATGTGTCGTATCCTGAAATAGCTTTAAAATATTTTTCTGTATCACTAAAGCAAGAACAAATTAAATGTACCGCATATTTATCTTTCAATTCTTCCACTAACTTTACAACTACTTGAGGCGACACTTCCTTTCCAATTCCTTGTATTTTTTTAATATTTCTAATTCAACTTCTTTTCTTTTTAGTTCTAATTTTAATTGATCGATTTCTGAAAGTTCAGCCATTCCTTTTTCGTAAGAATATTGTTTTCCTATCTGTTGGTGGAAACGATGAGTTTCTCCATTTTTATACCATCTAAACCATGTTTCTACTTGAGTTTCATTTTTTATGTTTAACTCCTGCATTATTTGTTTTGTACTATATCCCTGTAATTTCATTTCTACGGCTTTATTCTTTATATCGACAGAATAGGCCACAATCATCTGCGCCTGCAAGCCGTTTCAGACGGCCTCGGCATCACTTGGCTACCACATATTATCGCCGCAGATGCACTCCATTCTGGGCACCTGGTCGAGCTGTTGCCTGAGTATGCTATAACTTACGAACCGCTTTACCTCTATTACCCCAGCCGCCGCGGGCATTCCAATGTGTTTAAGTTGATTGTGGATGCGTTAAAAGTAAAAGCCGTCTAAAATTTCAGGTGGCCTTTTTCATAACAAAGAGCGGTCAGTTTTTTAGGTATTTTTGTAAATCATCTTCAAAATCTGACCGCTTGTATTTTTAAGATTATTTTCCTTTCTTCTGATTCATCAACCAATCACGGGCAGGTTCGAGTAAATAGGCGTAATCAAATGAGTACATATGCTCTGCACCTTTGTGGGTTGAGTTTTCCGGAATTACGGTATTTGGTGTGAAACGGATGAAGTTAATACGTTTGCCTTGGGCAAGCATTTGTTGGACTTTTGCGTCTTGTTCGGTCTGCGGTAATTTGGCAGAGAACTCAGTTTCGGCGTAGCTGACTTTATCTTGTTTCAGCATTTTTCCAACTTGAGCCATGCCTGCGGAGGCTTTTGGATCGGCAGCCGAAACGGTATAAATAAACTTCGCTTTCTCCAATGGTTTTAAAACATTGATATCCCATTGACTGCCGACAAACATAGACGCCGCAAAGAAGTTAGGCTCGATACTATTTAGGTAGAATGAAATCATACCGCCCATGGATTGACCCGTGGTATAAACACGATTGGCATCAATCGCTTTTTCGGCGATCAGATTTTTGACAAGGCGTAAGGTCATGGGGACTTCTTCAGTTGTTTCCCATTTATCGTTGACTGCCGTTTCGGTGTAAGACGGTACAAGGACAAAGGCTGGGTGTTTTGCCTGTGCTTCATCGGTTGCCCAGATAATGCCGCCGTAGCCTTGCATTAGTGGGGCTTTCACGCCTTTTCCTGCTGTGCTGGCATCTGCGATAAACATGACTAACGGATATTTGCGACCCGGCTCAAGATTTTTCGGGGTGTACAGGTTGTACTGCATTTCTTTGCCTGTTTTGGGATCTTTAAACGTTAATACTTCAAAACGTGGTGCAATTTGTTCACGCAAGGCAAGCAAGCGACTATCGTAGGATTTATCCGCGCCGCCGTATTGTTTGTCCCAAGCGGAATTTTGCGTGTTTTGAGCCGTCATTGCTGTTTCAGTCGCGTTTTGGGTGGCATTGCAAGCGGCAAGCAACAAACTTGCGGCGATAATTGTTGCGGTTTTCTTCATCATGGAAACTCCTTAAATTTTGTGAGAAATCGTCAATGTGTTTTGATGCCTAAACGGTTTAAAGCATCAATGGCAGGTTGGGAAATATGATCACCACGTTTAGCGGACTCTTGATACCAATGCACGGCTTTGGTCATGTCTTTTGTCGTGCCGATGCCGTTTTCGTAGCAATGGCCGAGCCAGTATTGCCCGGTGATGTCGCCCGCTTCGGCCGCTTGCATGAAGTAGGCAAAAGCGGTTTTCGCATTCTTGGCGATACCTTCGCCGTTCAGATACATCAAGCCCAGATAACGCGGCGCTTTCATATGCCCCGCCTGTTGTGCCTGCTCAAAGTAAGGCTTGGCATGTTGATAATCCTGTTTTTGATACAAGGCGATGCCTTCGTCCAACAGGGCTTTCGCCTGCTCATTATGTTGCGGAACGGTAGAACAGGCGGCGAGAAGGGCTGTAGCGACGAGCGCGGATAGTTTGGATTTCATAAATCACTCTCTAACATGTATAGCAAATTGAAATAATAGTACAAAGTTTCGTTTTAGACATCAAAGTGCGGTCAAATTTCAAGGCTTTTTATTTATCCCTTCACCAAAACAACGCATTAAGCAATCCAATACAATGCGTACTTTTGCTGATTGGGTGCGATGCGCGGTGGTGGCGTAAAGGGTGCGGGTGGGAAGTTTGTGCAAATAGTCTGGGGAAGCACAAATCAAGGTTTGCCATTGTGCCAATGGGCGCGAGATGCTGTCAGCGTGAGGCTGCGTGTGGTGCGGTTAAGCAATTTGACACCGTAATAATTTTCCAGCTTGCGAATGGCTTGACTGATTGCGCTGGCAGTCATGCCCAAATTCCCCTCATCCAGTATTTGTCGTGAATTTCCCGGCTGTTTGGAGTATAGTAGAACCATATTTGAATAACAAATAATGAAAGGAGAACAAAATGCTTAAATTATTTACTTTACCCGGTGAAGGTAAAATTCGCAGTTCATCACCTTTCGCTTGGAAAACTGAAGCGATGCTGCGTTTATCCGGCTTAGATTTCGAAAAAGAATATGTTGCCGATCTCAGCAAAATGCCTAAAGGCAAAGTTCCGGTATTGCAAGATGGCGAGAAGTTGATCCCTGATAGCTCTCTCATTCAGCGTTATCTAACCGAAACCTACGGCATTGATTTAGATAAACATTTAACGCCTGAACAAAAAGCGATTGCTGAAGCCTTTCGCCGTATGACAGAAGAACATTTATATTGGATGGTCGTATATAACCGTTTCGTCGATCCTCTCAGCAAACCATTTATGATGAAGGCAATGTTTGATGGCATGCCGACCGAACAAGCCGAAGCGATTTTTGCTGTGTTACAGGAAAACGCGAAAAAAGAAATGTACGGACATGGTATCGGAAGACACACGCAATCCGATATTTACGCCTTCGGAAAAGGAGATTTAGACGCCATTAGCAACTACTTAGGCACAAAATCCTACTTTTTCGGCGAAGAATTAACCTCCGTTGATGTGTCCATCGTGCCTGTTGTTGCAAACCTGATTCTTACCCCCATCGACACTGAAATTGCGCTATATGCAAGAACCAAAGCAAATTTGGCTGCCTATATTGAACGATTTGATCAGGCAGTATTTGGAGAATAAAGCAAGAAATCAAAGGCCGTCTGAAAATTCAGACGGCTTTTTTATGTGAAAGTGCGGGCAGATTTTCGTTTACTAAATACAATAATCTTCTTTTAATAAGTGACGATAGGCATAAAGATAAGATGCCCCGACAAATGCCGCACCACCCGTGACATTGCCTAAAAAGACAGGAATCATATTGAAGAAGAATTGGCTCCAAGTCACATTAGCACCAGCAAAAATCCCGGCAGGAATAATAAACATATTGGCGACAAAGTGTTGTAATCCGATAAGCACAAAAATCATCACTGGGAACCACATGGCGAGAATACGACCGGAGGTTTGTTTGGCGCCAAAATAGAACCAAATACCCATGCAGACCATCCAGTTACAAGCTATGGCAGAAACAAAGGCGCGACCAAAATCCATTTGCACTTTAGCCTCGGCAATCGCGATGGTTTTAGCGGCTGCAGCACCTTCTGATAAACCGACATAATGCCCTAAGAAATAGGCCATAAACAGTGCACCGAGCAGGTTGCCCAAACTCACGACAATCCAGTTACGAAATAATTTTTTAAGGCTTACTCTTTTTGTTAAACGGCCTAATGCCATCATCATCATGTTTCCCGTGGCCAATTCACCACCACCGATTAATATACAAATCAAACAAATAGGAAACACAGCCGCACCAAGTAATGTCGCCAGCCCTCCCCACTCAGGAGGAATACCGCTCACGACTTTTAAATAGGCCATATAACCAAAACTCACATAGCCGCCACCTAAAAAACTTAAAATAGACAGTGTTTTTAGATGTCCTTGCGACTTAGCATAACTTTTATCAATGACATCTTGTAAGATTTCGTGGGGATAAAGATCGCGATGCTGCATAGTTGTACCTCTAGTAAAAATAAGACGGTAAAAATGTAGCAAACCACATAGCAAAACCGAAAGAATTGTTAAATATATGTACTGATTTTTAGTTATAACGAAATTGAATAATAATCCGAACCTAAAATTAGGTGTCTAGGTTCTTTTTTGAGGGGCAAAGAGCGGTCGGTGGTGGAACAATGTCGCCCAAGTTAGAAACGGTATAAGGAAACATCGTCTATTACATTTTTCTATAAATCAAAATCCGTGTAAATTCAGTCGGGTAGTCCAATCTGAATGTCGTACCGGGTGAATGGTAGAGACGAAACTCAACGGTAACGTTAGGGTATTTATCGATAGAAAATTCATAGGAAGTGAAAAAATATGTGGTTTCATCAAAAACTCTTCTCAATGTTTCTGATTTCTCCTCACTTTTTTTAAGATTCAGATGAAAGTATTTTGTCAATTCATCTTTGTCAAATAGGATATTTATTGAACCTTTGCTTTCACCCCAATAGAGATTAAGTTTCGTATTCTGTTTTAACTCTTTAGGTACAACCAAATGAACCTTTGATTTTTCCAAAGTGTAGCTTGTATAACCGTTTTTCATGTTTGTATGAGTAAGAACCTTGATATTCCTACGTTTATATTGCAATGAATCAGGATCAACAGATTGTTTTTTCTCCATAATTTCAGATGCAATATCAATCATTTCTGCTAAATAGGCTTTTTCCAATTGGATTTCTGTTTGTGTCATGGAAAATATATTTTGCGAATAGAACAATAAAAAAATAACAGATAATTTCGAAAGAATTTGTTTAAAATTTTCCATATATTCTTACTCCTGAAAATGTTCAAAGGAAATAAAGCAAAGATACATCGTGTTCTTTTTTCTGGTTCTAGTTATGTTGCTTATCTAAGATATGTTCTCCTTGATATTTATACTATTTTCCAGTATTCAAATAAAGATATATTAGATTCGGATGCTGTGCAATAAATTGAGTATTTATTGTGTTTTAGTGCTTGAGCGAGATAAGGCGCACGAATAATTGATGTCAAAATGAGAGATAAAAAAGAGACCTTTCAATGAAAGGTCTCTCTTCATAAAACAATGTTATATGAATAATTTGTAAAAAATCTCCAAAATTATGCAGGATTTGGGTGTTTGCAAATTAAAATAACTTATTTTGCCTTCAATTTTTAACCAGTCAAATTTACCATTTTTGCGCCGTAAAGCCCCGTTTTTCAGGTTGGGGATATAGCTTTTTTGACTTTTTCTCTTGCCCACTCTTCGTATTGGGAAGTTTGATTTTTAACTGGTTTTAAATTCATTTTGCTATGATATTCTGTTTAAGGTTTTTATTATTATACCTAATGAATGTTTAAATTGGGGTGTTCACGCAAAAACACATTGACTGCTTTAAATCCGTATGTGGTACTGTGGTGATGGTTATTTTATTTTCTGATATTTCAAAAGCTTGCGGCTCTCTTGTCCAGACAAGTGATTTGGGATGGAATGTGTGCATTATTACTCCTGAGTAATGAGACTGTATTATAGTAAAGATTTCATACATATTGAAAAACAAGCGGTAGGATTTTGAGAAAAATTTGCAAATTATTTTTTCAAATCCCTTGAGCTTAACCCTAGGTTAAGCTTTAACATGATGTCCATTCAATCTCAATAAAAAATAAGGACATCTTATGAAATTACATAAATTCACCCGCTCATTGTTGCTTTTAAGTTTAGGCATAACCGCTTTTGCTCAAGCACAAACACTTTCTATGGAAGTGTGGAAAAGCCCGACTTGTGGCTGTTGTAATGAATGGATCAGCTATATGCAGAAAAACGGTTTTGAGGTTAAAGTCAACGAAACAGGCAATTATGATGCTCATAAGCGCTTTAACATTAAATATGAACATGCTTCTTGCCACACAGCCGTGATTGATGGCTATGTGATTGAAGGACATGTACCTGCTGAGGATATCAAACGTTTACTCGCAGAAAAACCCGATGCAATAGGCTTGTCTGCACCGGGAATGCCAATTGGTTCACCAGGTATGGACGGTGAAGCATACGGCGGACGCAAAGATCCTTATGATGTTGTTTTGATTAAGAAAAACGGTGAAAGTGAAGTGTTTAAATCCTATAACCAATAGGGGGGGGAAAGAATGAAACGTCGAGATTTTTTACGTTATGGAATTGGAATTAGCTTAGCCAGTAGCTCGCTTTATAGCCTTGCGAATATGATGAACCACGCACAACATGGCAATATGGCGATGATGCATTCAGTACCTACTGGCCTAATGCCAACTGAGGCAATGCCTTCAGGTTTATCACTTAATGGGATATTACCAAAACTTGCTAATCAATCGACTCAAGCTGGACTGTTCAAAGCCACTTTAAAAGCAGAGCCAATTAAAATTCGCCTCGCAGACAATAAAGAAACGGAATTTTGGGCTTATAACGGACAACTACCAGGGCCACAAATTGAAGTATTTGAAGGCGATGCCGTAGAAATTGAATTTATCAATCACCTACCACAACCCTCAACAGTACATTGGCACGGCTTAGATGTACCAAATGAAGCGGATGGTAACCCGATGGATATGGTTGAACCGCAAGGGAAAAAAGTCTATCGCTTTACGCTACCTCAAGGCAGTGCTGGGACATATTGGTACCACCCTCATCCACATGACCATGTTTCCGAACAAGTCTATAAAGGCTTAGCAGGCACTTTCGTTGTTAAAGCGAAAAATGATCCGCTTGCACACCTTCCTGAACAACATTGGGTGATTTCCGATCTGCGTTTAAATGCCGATGGCACCATTCCAGCAAACACGATGTTAGATTGGATGAACGGTCGTGAGGGTGAATTTGTGTTAATCAACGGTCAATATCAGCCCCAGATTCAAGTGAAAACGAATGAACGAATCCGTCTTTGGAATGCCACTAGCGCTCGTTATTTTCGTTTAAACATTCCAGGGGTGAAATGGATTGTGGTGGGTACCGAAGGTGGTTTACTTGAAAAACCTCGCTCGCCTGTTGATGAACTGCTACTTACACCAGCCGAACGCGTTGAAGTGATTATGGTGGGTGAAACGCAAGGAACAGTCAATTTACAAAGCGGTTATTATGATCGCCGTAAGATGATGGTGCAAGAACAGCCTAAAGATCTCACTTTAGCCACAATTCAGGTGAAATCAGAACCTGTTCAGTTACCTGAAAGCTTAAGGTCCTTCCCTAACTGGGATGAGCCAAAGCAGGTTCGCCAAATTCGCTTTAGTGAAAAAATGATGAACCATACGAATATGCCAATGATGAATCACGGTACACATCACGCTACTACAACACCAACGGACAACCCTATTCCACCAATGATGAATGGTATGTTCTTAATCAACGGTCAAACCTTTGATATGAACCGTATTGATTTTGTTGCCAAATTGAATGAAGTGGAACAGTGGGAAATTTTCAATGAAAGCCATATGGATCATCCGTTCCATTTGCACGGCACTCAATTTGAAGTGATTCAACATACATTAAACGGCAAAACCTTCAAGCCAGAAGGCAGGGCGTTAAAAGATGTAGTCAATTTGCGCCCTTATGAAAAAGTGATTATTCGCTTTAAGCAAGGACACACTGGGTTGAAAATGTACCATTGCCATATTTTGGAACATGAAAATCTCGGTATGATGGGGATGTTTAAAGTGGAATAGTGGTATCTAACCATAAAAAACAGAGGGATTTTCGTGAAAATTTGTAAATCGCGAAAATCCCACTGCGTATTGATAATCTTGTACCAATACAATTCAGAATGGAATGTTATCATCAAATGCGTCCATTGGTGGCTCAGCTTGTGGCGCTGGCGCAGATTGTGCTGGACGAGATTGATAGCTTGGTTGTGGTGCTGATTGTGCAGGAGTATAACCGCCCATCTCTTGATTACGACCACCTAACATTTGTAAGTTATCACCCTGGATTTCAGTGGTGTAACGATCTTGGCCGTTGTTATCTTGCCATTTACGGGTTTTTAAACGACCTTCAACATAAACTTGTGAACCTTTGCGTAAGTATTGACCCGCAATTTCCGCTAAACGACGATATAACACGATGCGGTGCCATTCGGTCACTTCACGACGTTCACCTGTGTTTTTATCTGTCCAGCTTTCACTTGTTGCCACGCTGATATTTGCTACCGCTTCGCCATTTGGCATCGTGCGGATTTCAGGATCATTACCTAAATTACCCACGATGATTACTTTATTAATACCTGCCATAGAATCCTCTATTTTTGAAATTAAGGTGAAAAATTCTTACTATTTTGCCTTAAAAGCCAAAAAAGATCCATAAAAATTAACTGGATATTTGCACAGATGTTGAAATGTGCGATAATAATCGCAAATTTTGAATTTATTTTTTTAAGGCAATTGCTTTTTTATGGATACTATCGACATTCGTGGGGCAAGAACCCACAACCTCAAAAACATCAATTTAACTATTCCGCGCGATAAATTAATTGTGATTACAGGCTTGTCCGGTTCGGGCAAATCTTCTTTAGCATTTGATACGCTTTATGCGGAAGGGCAGCGCCGTTATGTGGAATCGCTCTCTGCTTACGCGCGTCAATTCCTTTCTTTGATGGAAAAACCTGATGTGGATTCGATTGAGGGCTTGTCGCTGGCGATTTCTATTGAGCAAAAATCTACTTCTCATAACCCGCGTTCAACCGTGGGTACGATCACCGAAATTTACGATTATCTGCGTTTGCTGTTTGCTCGCGTAGGGGAGCCGCGTTGTCCTAATCATGATGTGCCATTAACGGCACAAACCATCAGTCAAATGGTGGATAAAGTTTTAAGTCTGCCAGAAGAAAGCAAAATGATGTTGCTTGCGCCCGTGGTGAAAAACCGTAAAGGTGAGCATGTTAAGTTGTTAGATAGTTTAGCGGCACAAGGTTATATTCGTGCAAGAATTGATGGTGAAATCTGTGATTTATCTGATCCGCCAACGCTCGCTTTACAAAAAAAACATACTATTGAAGTGGTGATAGATCGTTTTAAAGTGCGGTCAGATTTAGCTACACGTTTGGCGGAATCCTTTGAAACGGCTTTGGAGCTTTCAGGTGGTACAGCAGTTGTGGCAGATATGGATAATCCTAAGGCTGAAGAATTGGTTTTCTCGGCGAATTTTGCTTGTCCGCATTGTGGTTATTCTGTACCGGAATTAGAGCCTCGCTTATTCTCATTTAATAACCCGGCAGGGGCGTGTCCAACTTGTGATGGTTTAGGGGTTCAGCAATTCTTTGATGAAAGTCGAGTCGTACAAAACAAAAGCATTTCTCTCGCAAGCGGTGCGGTGAAAGGTTGGGATCGTCGTAATTTCTATTACTATCAAATGCTTACCTCGCTGGCAAAACACTACAAATTTGATATTGAAACACCATACGAAGATTTGCCACAAAAAATTAAAGATATTGTGATGCACGGTTCAGGCAAGGAAGAAATTGAATTCCAATATATGAACGACCGTGGTGATGTGGTGATTCGCAAACATCCTTTTGAAGGGATTTTGAATAATATGGCGCGCCGTTATAAAGAAACGGAATCCATGTCTGTGCGCGAAGAGTTGGCGAAAAACATCAGCAACCGCCCTTGTGCAGATTGTGGTGGCTCGCGTCTTCGTCCTGAAGCTCGTAACGTGTATATCGGTAGCATTAACTTGCCTCAAATTTCAGAGAAAAGCATTGGTGAAAGCCTTGACTTTTTCCAAGGGCTTACTTTAACCGGTCAAAAAGCACAAATTGCGGAAAAAATCCTGAAAGAGATCAGAGAGCGATTAGAATTCTTAGTGAATGTGGGCTTGAATTATCTTTCCCTCTCTCGTTCTGCAGAAACCCTTTCGGGTGGTGAAGCGCAACGTATCCGTCTTGCGAGCCAGATTGGTGCGGGCTTAGTGGGTGTCATGTATGTGTTGGATGAACCTTCTATCGGTTTGCATCAACGCGATAATGAACGTTTGTTAAATACGCTCATTCACTTGCGTAATTTGGGTAACACCGTAATTGTGGTGGAACATGATGAAGATGCCATTCGAGAAGCCGATCATATTATTGATATTGGCCCTGGAGCAGGTGTGCATGGTGGCCAAGTAATCGCACAAGGCACAGCCAAAGAAATTATGGCAAACCCAAATTCGATTACGGGTAAGTTCTTATCGGGCAAAGAAAAAATTGAAATTCCGAAAAAACGAACCGCACTTGATAAAAGCAAACTTTTAAAATTAAAAGGTGCAACAGGGAATAATCTGAAAGGTGTGAATTTAGAGATCCCCGTGGGCTTATTTACTTGTATTACGGGGGTATCAGGTTCAGGTAAATCAACGCTAATTAATGATACGTTATTCCCATTGGCTCAAAACGCCTTAAATCGTGCGGAAAAAACGGATTTTGCGCCTTATAAATCCATTGAAGGCTTGGAATATTTTGACAAAGTGATCGATATTAACCAAAGCCCGATCGGTCGTACACCACGTTCTAACCCAGCGACGTACACGGGATTATTTACCCCAATTCGTGAATTATTTGCGGGCGTGCCAGAAGCTCGTGCGCGTGGTTATAACCCAGGACGTTTTAGCTTTAACGTACGCGGTGGTCGTTGTGAAGCATGCCAAGGTGATGGCGTGCTAAAAGTAGAAATGCACTTCTTGCCGGATGTGTATGTACCTTGTGATCAATGTAAAGGTAAACGCTATAATCGTGAAACCTTGGAGATCCGTTATAAAGGCAAAACTATTCACCAAGTATTAGATATGACGGTAGAAGAAGCCCGTGAATTTTTTGATGCCATCCCAATGATTGCGCGTAAACTGCAAACCCTAATGGATGTAGGCTTATCTTACATTCGTTTAGGTCAGTCTTCTACCACGCTTTCAGGTGGTGAGGCACAACGCGTTAAATTAGCGACAGAGCTTTCAAAACGCGATACCGGTAAAACCCTTTATATTTTAGATGAGCCGACAACTGGTCTGCATTTTGCTGATATTAAACAACTTCTCGACGTGTTACATCGCTTGCGCGATCAAGGCAATACTATCGTGGTGATCGAACACAACTTAGATGTGATCAAAACTGCAGACTGGATTGTGGATCTTGGTCCAGAAGGCGGTAGCGGCGGTGGTCAAATCATTGCAACAGGCACACCAGAAGAAGTCGCCAAAGTCAAAGGTTCACATACCGCGAGATTCTTAAAAGATATCTTGGCAAAAAGCTAGAAAAATCAACCGCACTTTTGAACATTATCAAAGTGCGGTTATTTTTTGGGATATTTTTAATGTTTGCTGCTAAAAGGTGGTTTGGCAAACCAAATTACAACAACCAAGGAAATAAATGTTATCGCAGAAACTAAGAAGATCTCGTTAGCACCAATAATAAAGCCTTGAGCGGTAATTTGTCTGGCAAGATATGATGCCGTTTGTTCTTCGCTTAAACCAAAGCTCCCCATCGTTTGGAAGAATTGTTGGGAAATCGGGTTGTATGGATTAATGACTTCCGTGAGTTGCGTGTGATGCACGGCTTCGCGGTTATACCACATAAATGTCGTGAGAGATGTGCCTATTGAGCC
This is a stretch of genomic DNA from Haemophilus parainfluenzae. It encodes these proteins:
- a CDS encoding glutathione S-transferase family protein → MLKLFTLPGEGKIRSSSPFAWKTEAMLRLSGLDFEKEYVADLSKMPKGKVPVLQDGEKLIPDSSLIQRYLTETYGIDLDKHLTPEQKAIAEAFRRMTEEHLYWMVVYNRFVDPLSKPFMMKAMFDGMPTEQAEAIFAVLQENAKKEMYGHGIGRHTQSDIYAFGKGDLDAISNYLGTKSYFFGEELTSVDVSIVPVVANLILTPIDTEIALYARTKANLAAYIERFDQAVFGE
- a CDS encoding single-stranded DNA-binding protein: MAGINKVIIVGNLGNDPEIRTMPNGEAVANISVATSESWTDKNTGERREVTEWHRIVLYRRLAEIAGQYLRKGSQVYVEGRLKTRKWQDNNGQDRYTTEIQGDNLQMLGGRNQEMGGYTPAQSAPQPSYQSRPAQSAPAPQAEPPMDAFDDNIPF
- a CDS encoding LysR family transcriptional regulator, producing the protein MVLLYSKQPGNSRQILDEGNLGMTASAISQAIRKLENYYGVKLLNRTTRSLTLTASRAHWHNGKP
- a CDS encoding multicopper oxidase family protein; the encoded protein is MKRRDFLRYGIGISLASSSLYSLANMMNHAQHGNMAMMHSVPTGLMPTEAMPSGLSLNGILPKLANQSTQAGLFKATLKAEPIKIRLADNKETEFWAYNGQLPGPQIEVFEGDAVEIEFINHLPQPSTVHWHGLDVPNEADGNPMDMVEPQGKKVYRFTLPQGSAGTYWYHPHPHDHVSEQVYKGLAGTFVVKAKNDPLAHLPEQHWVISDLRLNADGTIPANTMLDWMNGREGEFVLINGQYQPQIQVKTNERIRLWNATSARYFRLNIPGVKWIVVGTEGGLLEKPRSPVDELLLTPAERVEVIMVGETQGTVNLQSGYYDRRKMMVQEQPKDLTLATIQVKSEPVQLPESLRSFPNWDEPKQVRQIRFSEKMMNHTNMPMMNHGTHHATTTPTDNPIPPMMNGMFLINGQTFDMNRIDFVAKLNEVEQWEIFNESHMDHPFHLHGTQFEVIQHTLNGKTFKPEGRALKDVVNLRPYEKVIIRFKQGHTGLKMYHCHILEHENLGMMGMFKVE
- a CDS encoding DUF411 domain-containing protein — translated: MKLHKFTRSLLLLSLGITAFAQAQTLSMEVWKSPTCGCCNEWISYMQKNGFEVKVNETGNYDAHKRFNIKYEHASCHTAVIDGYVIEGHVPAEDIKRLLAEKPDAIGLSAPGMPIGSPGMDGEAYGGRKDPYDVVLIKKNGESEVFKSYNQ
- a CDS encoding alpha/beta hydrolase-fold protein; its protein translation is MMKKTATIIAASLLLAACNATQNATETAMTAQNTQNSAWDKQYGGADKSYDSRLLALREQIAPRFEVLTFKDPKTGKEMQYNLYTPKNLEPGRKYPLVMFIADASTAGKGVKAPLMQGYGGIIWATDEAQAKHPAFVLVPSYTETAVNDKWETTEEVPMTLRLVKNLIAEKAIDANRVYTTGQSMGGMISFYLNSIEPNFFAASMFVGSQWDINVLKPLEKAKFIYTVSAADPKASAGMAQVGKMLKQDKVSYAETEFSAKLPQTEQDAKVQQMLAQGKRINFIRFTPNTVIPENSTHKGAEHMYSFDYAYLLEPARDWLMNQKKGK
- the uvrA gene encoding excinuclease ABC subunit UvrA, which codes for MDTIDIRGARTHNLKNINLTIPRDKLIVITGLSGSGKSSLAFDTLYAEGQRRYVESLSAYARQFLSLMEKPDVDSIEGLSLAISIEQKSTSHNPRSTVGTITEIYDYLRLLFARVGEPRCPNHDVPLTAQTISQMVDKVLSLPEESKMMLLAPVVKNRKGEHVKLLDSLAAQGYIRARIDGEICDLSDPPTLALQKKHTIEVVIDRFKVRSDLATRLAESFETALELSGGTAVVADMDNPKAEELVFSANFACPHCGYSVPELEPRLFSFNNPAGACPTCDGLGVQQFFDESRVVQNKSISLASGAVKGWDRRNFYYYQMLTSLAKHYKFDIETPYEDLPQKIKDIVMHGSGKEEIEFQYMNDRGDVVIRKHPFEGILNNMARRYKETESMSVREELAKNISNRPCADCGGSRLRPEARNVYIGSINLPQISEKSIGESLDFFQGLTLTGQKAQIAEKILKEIRERLEFLVNVGLNYLSLSRSAETLSGGEAQRIRLASQIGAGLVGVMYVLDEPSIGLHQRDNERLLNTLIHLRNLGNTVIVVEHDEDAIREADHIIDIGPGAGVHGGQVIAQGTAKEIMANPNSITGKFLSGKEKIEIPKKRTALDKSKLLKLKGATGNNLKGVNLEIPVGLFTCITGVSGSGKSTLINDTLFPLAQNALNRAEKTDFAPYKSIEGLEYFDKVIDINQSPIGRTPRSNPATYTGLFTPIRELFAGVPEARARGYNPGRFSFNVRGGRCEACQGDGVLKVEMHFLPDVYVPCDQCKGKRYNRETLEIRYKGKTIHQVLDMTVEEAREFFDAIPMIARKLQTLMDVGLSYIRLGQSSTTLSGGEAQRVKLATELSKRDTGKTLYILDEPTTGLHFADIKQLLDVLHRLRDQGNTIVVIEHNLDVIKTADWIVDLGPEGGSGGGQIIATGTPEEVAKVKGSHTARFLKDILAKS
- a CDS encoding tetratricopeptide repeat protein, with translation MKSKLSALVATALLAACSTVPQHNEQAKALLDEGIALYQKQDYQHAKPYFEQAQQAGHMKAPRYLGLMYLNGEGIAKNAKTAFAYFMQAAEAGDITGQYWLGHCYENGIGTTKDMTKAVHWYQESAKRGDHISQPAIDALNRLGIKTH
- a CDS encoding formate/nitrite transporter family protein is translated as MQHRDLYPHEILQDVIDKSYAKSQGHLKTLSILSFLGGGYVSFGYMAYLKVVSGIPPEWGGLATLLGAAVFPICLICILIGGGELATGNMMMMALGRLTKRVSLKKLFRNWIVVSLGNLLGALFMAYFLGHYVGLSEGAAAAKTIAIAEAKVQMDFGRAFVSAIACNWMVCMGIWFYFGAKQTSGRILAMWFPVMIFVLIGLQHFVANMFIIPAGIFAGANVTWSQFFFNMIPVFLGNVTGGAAFVGASYLYAYRHLLKEDYCI